Genomic segment of Oncorhynchus tshawytscha isolate Ot180627B linkage group LG13, Otsh_v2.0, whole genome shotgun sequence:
atgttttattgcATTTCTATGTAGTTCTGGAAACTTACTGCTATACACCTGCCATGTAGCCAGCACAGTGTTCAGCGGAGAGAACTCCAACATTGCAGTCTTTGGAAGGTCAAACGACCTGACTTGAGAGCCATCTGCAACCTTCACAACAGTGACCCTGACAAACAAAACATGGGCATGACAACTACTGTAATCGGAACAGTCTCAACGCATGCAAAATATTCCAATGACTGAAGAGGTAGTCTACAGGACTAATGTCATTCAAACTACAGCATGCAAGAGCTGTATACTAATTCTGCATACGGATACATAGGGCTCAGGGCAAAAGtggtgtactatgtagggaatagagtgcaattTTGGACGCAGACATAGTGTCATGATGTAGCTTTTATTACTTCTCTCCATTGCACCATGCAAACAATGTCCCGTCCTTGCTGAACGCCACATATCTACTTTGCCGAGGGTCCCTGAAATTGAAAGGTTTAGTAAATAAAAATGGAATTCGAAACAGTTGCACAGTGATTGATTTGGCTAACAATTTAAAATTGATGGAAGGGGAATGACCTTTGAAAATCTGCATTCTTCTCGCAGTTTGGTGGTCCACGGATCAGCACTGTCCCGTCAGATCCCCGGACTGTGTGATCACAATAACAGCAGCAGTTAGTCTAAAATCACTGATGTAATAGTTCTGGAAGATTAAAGAATTGGCCATATTATCATCAGCAGGAGGTGAATCTGATTGGAACAGAATTGGGCTTGCATGCTACAGCATCTGCCAAAATATTTATAAAGCATTTGGCTAGCTTGTAACATTATTGCTCTGACAACAGCAGGTCACGGTCGACTTGAAATTAAGGAAATTCCAACATTCCAACTCACGTGACAGTTAAGATGGGCCGTTGCGTATATTCTACAAACCAGGTTAACATGTAAAACAACACGTAAACAAGAAATAAAGAGTTTACTCTTCAATAAAGTAACCCACCTGCTAAAATAGGTATGGGGGGCGCCATGATGTACCGGAAAGAGAATAATTTGCAAAAGGAAATGCGGAAGTCTCAAGAAAAAAAGGGGCGTGTCATTGGAACATTGGCCACATCATCATGAAATATGTGACTAATCACATTTTATGTCCATAATAAATTAACTCCTAAATTGAATATTGTTTATGATCAAATACATGCTGatctataaaaaaaatgtatgaaatgcTTTTAGCCATTTTGTATTCTTTCTAAGAAAAGAAAAAACATTTGTGGAATGACACGACCACGGAATAGCCCTTCCTGTGTGGGAGTGGTCTACTTTGTGTGTACGTAGACAAATTCGAGACACCCTGCCAATGGTGGAGTTTGTTTTGCATGATCCGGTGCCCCGCCGAATCGAGATTTTACTGAAGGACCAATTGGAATGGTCTAAAGTCTATTACGCCCGGGTACCGGGGCATGCAAAACGGACTCCACCCCTCACTCATCACTAAACGGCGACCGAGCTCTGGAAATTAGCCTACTGTCTACATTTGACAGCCACAACTTCATAAATAATCAATAGCTAAAAGGCTACAATTATCTTAAACAATGGTGGCAAAACAGAGAATACGCATGGCCAACGAGAAACACAGCAAAAACATCACGCTGAGAGGCAATGTGGCCAAATCCACGGTAAGTTTTTGGGATACAAAGAATCAATAGTCAGTGAAGACTGTACTAGATACATTTCTATTTTGTTTGAAAATAATAGCCTAGTTACTTGTTTGAATGGTTTCAAAATATCTAAAAGTTTACTTCAACATTTTGATGTTGGTTTCTGATCTATTTCTGCAGAGAAATCCAGGTGAAGACAAGGTGGCAGTGGGACCATGGCTTCTGGCGTTATTCATCTTTGTCGTCTGCGGATCAGGTAAATGCATATGTACAGTGTACACATGTTTTTTTCCAATGATGTATACATTACTATTGGTTTATTTCGCTAGGCCTATGTCTCATGATAAACCAATTGTTTTACGCGGCTAATATTATGTGATTCGGGTAAGGAGTTCCCCATTCATAGACACTATAGCTACTTTTAGCGCCTATTGATGAAGGTATCTTCATCCCGGGGGACTTTAGTTAAGAGCCCACCCTTGGTCTGAACTAGCCCAATATGTACTCTTAAGAAGCCTAACGTTACCAAGGACCTtatgttattttcagaggtagACTTGCTCTAGCggccaaaacagccaaatactccatctaaacgtTAATCTATTCTCATTTACAATACGGTTCCAGAAACATAAAGCCatttactttcatatcacatctaAATAATTGTACAAATGCAAAagacacacatactgcacactgTTAACTGCCTTTATCATAGTTGCAgccaacagtatttttcagtgacaacacgtttCTGGTGGCCGCCTTCATTttcacacaggtgttcggagcatgctATAGAGGGACCCCCTGTGCTAATTAGTCTTTTGTAAACACTAATATGGATACATGGCTTTGTGGGAATACTAACTGCATAAAAGGTGTGAATCAatttaacgttttttttttttggagaaaaaaaaatacagaagagGCCTTCATTCAAAGACTCTTATTTGTAaaggaactgagagtcatgatcaaaaGCTAGGTTTCAACGTGAACATGCGTGGCTTGcggtacagttttggaaacataaggaacatatctttcatatcagcgatAAATAACTTTCAAAAAACAAAAGGTGAAATTACTACACACCTTTTTATAGGGTttgggttagtgttcccacacagCCTTGCCAGAAGATACTGAACCTACCATTACACCGgtttacactgagctgcactgaGGTCAGAACGCAATCATGGTTACATTAAGACACCGTGGA
This window contains:
- the LOC112265038 gene encoding stress-associated endoplasmic reticulum protein 1, encoding MVAKQRIRMANEKHSKNITLRGNVAKSTRNPGEDKVAVGPWLLALFIFVVCGSAIFQIIQSIRMGM